From a region of the Daphnia pulicaria isolate SC F1-1A chromosome 1, SC_F0-13Bv2, whole genome shotgun sequence genome:
- the LOC124320352 gene encoding N-acetylneuraminate 9-O-acetyltransferase-like — translation MLGVLLLLLILGVIISFIVTRNHLQKTGDCWPPFCLHSSTAALTTDDVEWLGEELPLCTGNLLDKREHHYAKEANGSYHNSQMISKLGSCQLIRYTFEQVVGCFDALYERHYLFAGNFSNNVTLINRPNRTLHFAFIGDSRMRQQFLNFLKLIPDYDRISQPSPIPAQYHGDIEITSAMLELHLSFKWRPIITDAIINTVRQWATDNQTDPPNLIFLGIAVWHMLQSQGADFSLYQKKLTEFAPILGQLSNVSQVIWLNQYPTVDFYGNINAHNTEIHLQKIHHYNQAVHRILGDYKRVRIWDSSNPLAEEYVRACSFSQRVQYATQPR, via the exons ATGTTGGGTGTATTACTACTCCTTTTGATATTGGGCGTGATCATTTCTTTCATTGTTACCCGAAATCATCTTCAGAAAACAGGTGACTGTTGGCCACCTTTTTGCTTGCATTCCTCAACGGCCGCATTGAC TACTGATGATGTGGAATGGCTCGGTGAAGAGCTTCCACTGTGCACGGGGAATTTACTTGACAAGCGCGAACACCACTACGCAAAAGAAGCTAACGGATCGTACCACAACAGTCAAATGATATCCAAATTGGGATCGTGTCAACTGATCCGTTACACTTTTGAACAAGTTGTCGGCTGTTTTGATGCGCTGTATGAGCGACATTACTTATTCGCCGGGAATTTTTCTAATAATGTGACTCTCATCAACAGACCCAATAGGACTTTGCATTTTGCATTTATAGGTGATTCTAGAATGCGTCAGCAGTTTTTAAACTTCCTCAAG ttGATTCCAGATTACGATCGAATATCGCAACCGAGTCCGATTCCTGCACAGTATCATGGTGACATTGAAATTACCAGTGCCATGCTCGAACTGCATCTATCATTTAAATGGCGACCTATTATCACCGATGCAATAATCAATACGGTGCGTCAGTGGGCAACTGATAATCAAACTGATCCGCCCAACTTGATTTTTCTTG GCATTGCCGTGTGGCACATGCTGCAGTCCCAAGGCGCCGATTTCAGTctttatcagaagaaactgaCGGAATTTGCGCCAATCCTCGGTCAATTGTCAAACGTCAGCCAAGTCATTTGGCTTAACCAGTACCCAACGGTGGATTTCTACGGGAATATTAATGCTCACAACACGGAGATACATTTGCAGAAGATTCATCACTACAATCAAGCCGTCCACCGAATACTTGG AGATTACAAACGTGTCCGGATATGGGATTCAAGCAATCCGCTGGCCGAAGAATATGTTCGTGCCTGTTCCTTTTCACAACGAGTCCAGTACGCTACACAGCCGCGTTAA